The DNA sequence AGGTCCTGGGCCGCCCGCCGGCGGACGGGCCCGGACGGGCCGCCGAACAGCCGCTCGAGGACGACGGCCACGCCGTCGTCCTCGTTCGACGCGGTGACCTCGTCAGCCACCGCCTTCAGCTCGGGGTGGGCGTTGGCCATGGCGACGCCACGGGCCGCCCAGTCGAACATGGGGATGTCGTTCGGCATGTCGCCGAAGGCGAGGGCGTGCTCCGGGCTCAGCCCCAGGTGCTCGGCGGCCAGCGCCAGCCCCGTCGCCTTGGTGACCCCGCACGGCTGGAGCTCCACCGTGCCCGGCCCCGACATGGTCACCGTGGCCAGCGAACCGACCACCGACCGGGCCGCCGCCGCCAACGCGTCGTCGGACAGCCGGGCGTGACGCAGCAGCACCTTGCTGATCGGCCGGTCCCACAGGTCACCGCGCCGCTCGACCCGTACGGCGGGCAGGGTCGGGTGCGGCATCAGATAGCCGGGCTCGATCAGCGTCAGCCCGTCGACCCCGTCCTGGTCGACCGCGGCGTACACCTCCCCCACTTCGGCCTCGATCTTGCCGAGCGCGGTCTCCGCCAGTTCCCGGTCCAGCGTGACCGACCACAGCAGGCGGTCCGCGCCGGCGTCGTACACCTGCGCGCCCTGTCCGCACACCGCGAGCCCCGTACTGCCGAGGTCGTCCAGGAGCGGCCGCACTCTGGGGGCCGGGCGCCCCGTCACCACGAGGTGCTCGGC is a window from the Streptomyces capillispiralis genome containing:
- a CDS encoding HAD family hydrolase, whose amino-acid sequence is MAAPTAYSLIATDLDGTLLRGDDTLSDRSVAALARVARAGAEHLVVTGRPAPRVRPLLDDLGSTGLAVCGQGAQVYDAGADRLLWSVTLDRELAETALGKIEAEVGEVYAAVDQDGVDGLTLIEPGYLMPHPTLPAVRVERRGDLWDRPISKVLLRHARLSDDALAAAARSVVGSLATVTMSGPGTVELQPCGVTKATGLALAAEHLGLSPEHALAFGDMPNDIPMFDWAARGVAMANAHPELKAVADEVTASNEDDGVAVVLERLFGGPSGPVRRRAAQDLSGDTARDVPGPRSGSAPQYAPKTLSIEP